One stretch of Aeromicrobium fastidiosum DNA includes these proteins:
- a CDS encoding alpha-ketoglutarate-dependent dioxygenase AlkB, with amino-acid sequence MSDYYQGSLLDVAEATGFGGLAPQRTVLGDGAWVDVLPGWVAGSDDLFLRLQDRVAWRAERREMYDRVVDVPRLLCHFGVGDQLPDPLLLEARERLGDHYEPELGERFATAGLCLYRDGRDSVAWHGDRIGRGRSDDTMVAIVSLGAARRLSLRPRGGGRQVGFSLGHGDLVVMGGSCQRTWDHAILKTARPVGPRISIQFRPRGVL; translated from the coding sequence GTGTCCGACTACTACCAGGGATCGCTGCTCGACGTCGCCGAGGCGACCGGCTTCGGCGGGCTCGCGCCGCAGCGAACCGTGCTGGGAGACGGGGCCTGGGTCGACGTGCTGCCCGGGTGGGTCGCGGGGTCCGACGACCTGTTCCTGCGGCTCCAGGATCGCGTGGCATGGCGCGCGGAGCGACGTGAGATGTACGACCGGGTGGTCGACGTCCCCCGGCTGCTGTGTCACTTCGGGGTGGGCGATCAGCTGCCCGATCCGTTGCTGCTCGAGGCCCGCGAGAGGCTCGGCGACCACTACGAGCCCGAGCTCGGCGAGCGCTTCGCGACGGCGGGGCTGTGCCTGTACCGCGACGGCCGCGACAGCGTGGCGTGGCACGGCGACCGCATCGGTCGCGGTCGCAGCGACGACACGATGGTCGCGATCGTCTCGCTGGGAGCCGCTCGCCGGCTCTCGCTCCGTCCGCGCGGTGGAGGGCGGCAGGTGGGCTTCTCGCTGGGTCACGGCGATCTCGTCGTGATGGGCGGCTCGTGCCAGCGCACCTGGGACCACGCGATCCTCAAGACCGCCCGCCCGGTCGGGCCCCGCATCAGCATCCAGTTCCGCCCCCGCGGCGTCCTCTGA